A window of Holophagales bacterium contains these coding sequences:
- the kbl gene encoding glycine C-acetyltransferase, which translates to MSTALIDYCRTEIEALKEARTYKKERVLEGPTGARVRVDGREVLMLTSNNYLGFANHPRIVEAAKKALERWGNGLGSVRFICGTQELHKELERTISAFFGTEDTILYMSCWNANEGLFQPLLGEEDAILTDGLNHASIIDGIRLCKAKRYVLPHGDLAASEKALVDSQAQRRRLYMTDGVFSMEGEVGPIPELVDLCARHDTLLVVDDSHATGVLGATGRGSAEETGVHGKVAVFTSTLGKAMGSAAGGFTTGPGPLVELLRQRSRTTLFSNALPPAVTASSLEAFRMLMEDPTPVQRVRANAAHFRTKMTDAGFNIPKGVHPIVPVIVGDTAKALAMSAALFEKGVYVSGFGFPVVPQGHARLRCQISAVHSTADLDEAVEAFKTVGREFGVI; encoded by the coding sequence ATGAGCACCGCCCTCATCGACTACTGCCGCACCGAGATCGAGGCCCTCAAGGAAGCTCGCACCTACAAGAAGGAGCGCGTCCTCGAGGGGCCCACCGGGGCCCGCGTCCGCGTCGACGGCCGCGAGGTCTTGATGCTGACCTCCAACAACTACCTCGGCTTCGCGAACCACCCGCGCATCGTCGAGGCTGCCAAGAAGGCCCTCGAGCGCTGGGGCAACGGCCTCGGCTCCGTCCGCTTCATCTGCGGGACGCAGGAGCTCCACAAGGAGCTCGAGAGGACGATCTCGGCCTTCTTCGGCACCGAGGACACGATCCTCTACATGTCCTGCTGGAATGCCAACGAAGGGCTCTTCCAGCCTCTCCTCGGCGAGGAGGACGCCATCCTCACGGACGGCCTCAACCACGCATCCATCATCGACGGCATCCGCCTCTGCAAGGCGAAGCGCTACGTCCTGCCGCACGGCGACCTCGCGGCGTCGGAGAAGGCGCTCGTCGACTCCCAGGCCCAGCGGCGCCGCCTCTACATGACCGACGGCGTCTTCTCCATGGAAGGCGAGGTCGGTCCGATCCCCGAGCTCGTCGACCTCTGCGCCAGGCACGACACCCTTCTCGTCGTCGACGACTCCCACGCGACGGGCGTCCTCGGCGCCACCGGCCGCGGCTCGGCGGAGGAGACCGGCGTCCACGGGAAGGTCGCCGTCTTCACCTCGACGCTCGGCAAGGCGATGGGCTCGGCCGCGGGCGGCTTCACGACCGGCCCGGGCCCCCTCGTCGAGCTCCTCCGGCAGCGCTCGAGGACGACCCTCTTCTCGAACGCCCTCCCCCCCGCCGTCACCGCCTCCTCGCTCGAGGCGTTCCGGATGCTGATGGAAGACCCCACTCCCGTGCAGCGGGTTCGCGCGAATGCGGCCCACTTCCGGACGAAGATGACCGACGCTGGATTCAACATCCCGAAGGGAGTCCACCCGATCGTCCCGGTCATCGTCGGCGACACGGCGAAGGCCCTCGCGATGTCGGCGGCGCTCTTCGAGAAGGGTGTCTACGTCTCGGGCTTCGGCTTCCCCGTCGTCCCCCAGGGCCACGCGCGCCTGCGGTGCCAGATCTCGGCCGTCCACTCGACCGCCGACCTCGACGAGGCCGTCGAGGCGTTCAAGACCGTCGGCCGGGAGTTCGGCGTCATCTGA
- a CDS encoding CPBP family intramembrane metalloprotease — protein MTEIEPVAPETPSPSEPVPARADEARKGLLVFFALVALGSGIFQGLLLRSPKPMEAHPWLVYGLMWVPGLASIVCRLVLREGFRDVSFRVGGRAGWKSMGLAWVGPLVLGSVAYGLAWATGLAQFEIPALAEAGLSSLAPPMRFAVLVGLSMTLVSFLSLFSAAGEEIGWRGYLLTRLIEAEVPRPVLASGLIWGAWHLPLLLGGKYPSGPNRPLAAVVLVFTAAGLSFVLAWMRLSTGSVWPAIVLHAAWNAVIQGTFDVSTREPSIWVGETGLLVAAAALAVAWLLARKAYEARRTPGEAPFATIPGLAG, from the coding sequence GTGACCGAGATCGAGCCTGTCGCGCCCGAGACCCCGTCGCCCTCCGAGCCCGTCCCCGCCCGCGCGGACGAAGCCCGCAAGGGGCTGCTCGTCTTCTTCGCCCTCGTCGCGCTCGGGAGCGGCATCTTCCAGGGCCTCCTCCTCCGCTCCCCGAAGCCGATGGAGGCGCACCCGTGGCTCGTGTACGGCCTGATGTGGGTGCCGGGGCTCGCGTCGATCGTCTGCCGGCTCGTCTTGCGGGAGGGGTTCCGGGACGTGTCGTTCCGCGTGGGGGGCCGGGCGGGGTGGAAGTCCATGGGTCTCGCGTGGGTCGGGCCGCTCGTCCTGGGGTCGGTGGCCTACGGTCTCGCCTGGGCGACGGGCCTGGCGCAGTTCGAGATTCCGGCTCTCGCGGAGGCCGGGCTGTCCTCGCTCGCGCCGCCGATGAGGTTCGCGGTCCTCGTCGGCCTGTCGATGACGCTCGTCTCCTTCCTGAGCCTCTTCTCGGCCGCCGGGGAGGAGATCGGCTGGCGCGGCTACCTCCTGACCCGCCTGATCGAGGCCGAGGTCCCGAGGCCGGTCCTCGCCAGCGGTCTCATCTGGGGCGCCTGGCACCTGCCCCTCCTCCTGGGAGGAAAGTACCCCTCGGGTCCGAACCGGCCGCTCGCCGCGGTCGTCCTCGTCTTCACCGCCGCCGGCCTGAGCTTCGTCCTCGCCTGGATGCGCCTTTCGACGGGGAGCGTCTGGCCGGCGATCGTTCTTCACGCGGCCTGGAATGCCGTGATCCAGGGGACGTTCGACGTCTCGACGAGGGAGCCGTCGATCTGGGTCGGCGAGACGGGACTGCTGGTCGCCGCCGCGGCGCTCGCGGTCGCCTGGCTCCTCGCGAGGAAAGCCTACGAGGCCCGCCGGACGCCCGGCGAGGCCCCCTTCGCGACGATTCCCGGCCTCGCGGGTTGA
- a CDS encoding VWA domain-containing protein, which translates to MTVLDLDVVATQGGRSVTDLRRDEIVVRIGGRVLSVDFFARIAGAQISQVSGAPGPAPETGDATVVPRQFLFYFDDARLLPWQRRPVIEGLRAFVDRLGPTDEASIVSYDGSTNVLVPFTSSHEALLDGLSRLEEILPKGLAREREFRTAASAVEQEARLQTGRSGRGAPSDLRATIVRNYSEQERVRSRSSLADLARTISALAGRPGRRRMLLVTPGWESTPGQTLAQIAFGVTSLRQFDTTLRRQLDDLLSAANRSGVSVDVVDAMGFEGELDVELSERREAGAWVSTSNRRPAMATLAEATGGSFLERANSFSVGLETLWRDASDWYSVGVSLPGALAEGKVVKVDVSCTRPGVVLKTRSSVGARSDGQAARDLAESALLSPPPASAFRVRLTLGTPRPEGAFSRRRVTQWQLSVPSGELTFAPDGDLRTAVVEVTIAAVDEAGGRSELAPERHTISVPAARFAETAGREVPITGLVRTRPGSHRIVATVRDVASGRTAVATESLVDE; encoded by the coding sequence GTGACCGTTCTCGACCTCGACGTCGTCGCCACGCAGGGCGGCCGCTCCGTGACCGACCTGCGCCGCGACGAGATCGTCGTGAGGATCGGCGGGCGCGTCCTTTCCGTGGACTTCTTCGCCCGCATCGCCGGCGCTCAGATCAGCCAGGTTTCCGGCGCGCCCGGACCGGCCCCCGAGACCGGGGACGCCACCGTCGTCCCGCGGCAGTTCCTCTTCTACTTCGACGACGCGAGGCTCCTCCCCTGGCAGAGGCGTCCTGTGATCGAGGGGCTGCGCGCGTTCGTCGACCGGCTCGGCCCGACGGACGAGGCCTCGATCGTCTCCTACGACGGGAGCACGAACGTTCTCGTCCCGTTCACCTCCTCGCACGAGGCGCTCCTCGACGGTCTCTCGCGGCTCGAGGAGATCCTCCCGAAGGGCCTCGCCCGCGAGCGCGAGTTCCGCACTGCCGCCTCCGCGGTCGAGCAGGAAGCCCGGCTGCAGACCGGCCGGTCGGGGCGGGGCGCACCCTCGGACCTGCGCGCCACGATCGTGAGGAACTACTCCGAGCAGGAGCGGGTCCGGAGCCGCTCCAGCCTCGCGGACCTGGCCCGGACGATCTCCGCCCTCGCCGGCCGGCCAGGGCGCCGCCGGATGCTCCTCGTGACGCCGGGCTGGGAGAGCACCCCCGGCCAGACGCTCGCGCAGATCGCCTTCGGTGTCACGTCGCTGCGCCAGTTCGATACGACGCTCCGCCGCCAGCTCGACGATCTCCTCTCCGCCGCGAACCGGAGCGGTGTCTCCGTCGACGTCGTCGACGCGATGGGGTTCGAGGGGGAGCTGGACGTCGAGCTCAGCGAGCGGCGCGAGGCCGGCGCGTGGGTCTCGACCTCGAACCGGCGCCCCGCCATGGCGACGCTCGCCGAGGCGACGGGCGGCTCGTTCCTCGAGAGGGCCAACTCGTTCTCGGTCGGTCTCGAGACGCTCTGGCGCGACGCGAGCGACTGGTACTCCGTCGGCGTCTCCCTGCCCGGGGCCCTCGCCGAAGGGAAGGTCGTCAAGGTCGACGTCTCCTGCACACGCCCGGGCGTCGTGCTGAAGACGCGGTCGAGCGTCGGCGCCCGCAGCGACGGGCAGGCGGCGCGGGATCTCGCCGAGTCCGCGCTCCTCTCCCCGCCGCCGGCCTCGGCGTTCCGCGTCCGCCTCACCCTCGGGACGCCGCGTCCCGAGGGGGCCTTCTCCCGGCGCCGCGTCACGCAGTGGCAGCTCTCCGTCCCGTCCGGCGAGCTGACGTTCGCCCCCGACGGCGACCTTCGGACCGCCGTCGTCGAGGTCACCATCGCCGCCGTCGACGAGGCTGGCGGCCGCTCCGAGCTGGCGCCCGAGCGCCACACCATCTCCGTGCCGGCCGCCAGGTTCGCCGAGACGGCCGGCCGCGAGGTGCCCATCACGGGGCTCGTCCGCACCCGCCCGGGCTCCCATCGCATCGTCGCCACCGTCCGCGACGTCGCTTCCGGGCGTACGGCCGTCGCCACGGAGTCGCTCGTCGACGAGTAG
- a CDS encoding oligopeptide transporter, OPT family, which produces MSEKPFQPFVPASSTMSEFTVRALVLGLLMAVILGAANAYLGLKAGMTIAATYPAAVIGMAVLRIFKGSLLEENFARTVGSIGESVAAGAIFTIPAFVILGMWKFNGFDMKEYGVATALMILGGLLGIFFVTILRRVMVEDKGLPFPESVAASEIHKAGQRGADAAIQLFKAMGVGAVIKLLGDAGVFRASNDFHVGVGRLKESFVRLGLTKDANTISAGGITTISAPAATPAYMGVGYIIGPELGALNFAGGLLAWGLFVPLLVFFLGPNLIDKYTDASGVQNWAGLAGHLYRYIVRPIAVGGMLVGACFTLWKMRKNLISGIKRGVADVKKSAAASEATERTEKDLSFKVVLMGIAAVFVLMVALYYFFTGVLGGALLAAVVMLVTGFFFAAVSGNLVGLIGSSNNPISGLTLATTIVAALTMVIIGVKGAEGVAAVLAVAAVVCVSSAVAGEMLQDLKVGHILGGTPWKMQVGDVIGVVIAGAVMFFPLYLLHTSDLASNPGIGGFGGKNLPAPQAGLMAALSQGIVGGEMAWPLVLVGIAMGITLILVRVKSPMLFSVGMYLPLETTFAIFIGGLIRGFVDKLAGKRDFNAAQKARVENAGVLAASGLIAGEALVGLLVAGVVAFRSDNTFPTIAAFAPVAPWLAIPVVALLAAYLIYVPLGKAGAADEPAPPTAVM; this is translated from the coding sequence ATGAGTGAGAAACCGTTCCAGCCGTTCGTGCCGGCGAGCTCCACGATGTCGGAGTTCACCGTACGGGCGCTCGTCCTCGGGCTTCTGATGGCCGTCATTCTCGGCGCGGCCAACGCCTACCTCGGCCTGAAAGCCGGGATGACGATCGCCGCGACGTACCCGGCCGCCGTCATCGGCATGGCCGTCCTCCGGATCTTCAAGGGCTCCCTCCTGGAGGAGAACTTCGCCCGAACCGTCGGCTCCATCGGCGAGTCGGTCGCGGCGGGCGCCATCTTCACCATCCCGGCGTTCGTCATCCTCGGGATGTGGAAGTTCAACGGGTTCGACATGAAGGAATACGGGGTTGCGACGGCCCTGATGATCCTCGGCGGCTTGCTGGGCATCTTCTTCGTGACGATCCTGAGACGCGTCATGGTCGAGGACAAGGGGCTGCCATTCCCCGAGTCGGTCGCCGCGAGCGAGATCCACAAGGCGGGTCAGCGCGGGGCCGACGCCGCCATCCAGCTCTTCAAGGCGATGGGCGTCGGGGCCGTCATCAAGCTCCTCGGTGACGCGGGCGTCTTCCGCGCCTCGAACGACTTCCACGTCGGCGTCGGCAGGCTCAAGGAGAGCTTCGTGCGGCTCGGCCTCACGAAGGACGCGAACACCATCTCCGCCGGCGGCATCACGACGATCTCGGCCCCGGCCGCCACGCCCGCCTACATGGGCGTCGGCTACATCATCGGACCCGAGCTCGGCGCGCTGAACTTCGCGGGCGGCCTCCTCGCGTGGGGGCTCTTCGTCCCGCTCCTCGTCTTCTTCCTCGGCCCGAACCTCATCGACAAGTACACCGACGCCTCGGGCGTCCAGAACTGGGCCGGCCTCGCGGGCCACCTCTACCGCTACATCGTCCGGCCCATCGCGGTCGGCGGGATGCTCGTCGGCGCCTGCTTCACCCTCTGGAAGATGCGCAAGAACCTCATCTCGGGCATCAAGCGCGGGGTGGCCGACGTGAAGAAGTCGGCGGCGGCGTCCGAGGCGACCGAGCGGACCGAGAAGGACCTCTCCTTCAAGGTCGTCCTGATGGGGATCGCGGCGGTCTTCGTCCTGATGGTCGCCCTCTACTACTTCTTCACCGGCGTCCTCGGCGGCGCGCTGCTGGCGGCGGTCGTCATGCTCGTCACCGGCTTCTTCTTCGCGGCCGTCTCCGGGAACCTCGTCGGGCTCATCGGCTCGTCGAACAACCCGATCTCGGGCCTCACCCTCGCGACGACGATCGTCGCCGCGCTCACGATGGTCATCATCGGCGTCAAGGGCGCCGAGGGCGTCGCGGCGGTCCTCGCCGTGGCCGCGGTCGTCTGCGTCTCCTCCGCCGTCGCGGGCGAGATGCTCCAGGACCTGAAGGTCGGACACATCCTCGGCGGTACCCCGTGGAAGATGCAGGTCGGCGACGTCATCGGCGTCGTCATCGCCGGCGCCGTCATGTTCTTCCCGCTCTACCTCCTCCACACGTCGGACCTCGCCAGCAACCCCGGCATCGGCGGCTTCGGCGGCAAGAACCTCCCGGCCCCGCAGGCGGGCCTCATGGCGGCCCTCTCGCAGGGGATCGTCGGCGGCGAGATGGCCTGGCCGCTCGTCCTCGTCGGGATCGCGATGGGGATCACGCTGATCCTCGTCCGCGTCAAGAGCCCGATGCTCTTCTCGGTCGGCATGTACCTCCCGCTCGAGACGACCTTCGCCATCTTCATCGGCGGCCTCATCCGCGGCTTCGTCGACAAGCTCGCCGGCAAGCGTGACTTCAACGCGGCCCAGAAGGCGCGCGTGGAGAACGCGGGCGTCCTCGCCGCGTCCGGCCTGATCGCGGGCGAGGCCCTCGTCGGCCTCCTCGTCGCGGGCGTCGTGGCCTTCCGCTCGGACAACACGTTCCCGACGATCGCGGCGTTCGCGCCGGTCGCGCCGTGGCTCGCGATCCCGGTCGTTGCCCTCCTCGCGGCGTACCTCATCTACGTCCCGCTCGGCAAGGCAGGCGCGGCCGACGAGCCGGCGCCGCCGACGGCGGTCATGTAG
- a CDS encoding TonB C-terminal domain-containing protein yields MSKPRTPRRSAGRLLAGVLLASASLAALAAGQPSLNVYFQSTLKDAGYQKQVFQKVAGLWKAPSTFPAVGKKCVVQAVISRDGRVQNAFVSMESGVKAWDKASVAAVEKASPFPPLPASYQHKTLEAHFHVAVVP; encoded by the coding sequence GTGAGCAAGCCCCGAACCCCTCGCCGATCGGCAGGCCGGCTCCTCGCCGGCGTTCTCCTCGCCAGTGCCTCACTCGCTGCCCTTGCCGCGGGGCAGCCCTCGTTGAACGTCTACTTCCAGTCGACGCTCAAGGACGCGGGCTACCAGAAGCAGGTCTTCCAGAAGGTCGCGGGCCTCTGGAAGGCGCCTTCGACGTTCCCGGCAGTGGGGAAGAAGTGCGTCGTCCAGGCCGTCATCAGCAGGGACGGACGGGTCCAGAACGCGTTCGTCTCGATGGAGTCGGGCGTGAAGGCATGGGACAAGGCCTCGGTCGCGGCGGTCGAGAAGGCGTCGCCGTTCCCGCCCCTCCCCGCTTCGTACCAGCACAAGACCCTCGAAGCCCACTTCCACGTCGCGGTCGTCCCGTAG
- a CDS encoding peptidase M14, with the protein MRPTFPAATLAIPAALAVCLAAPLGAQGRPKVPIPPDHYTKVELNAFRGTPSYEETIAFLRRLEKTSPYLSLSFYGTTAEGRPMPLLVASKDGAFTPEAAAKSGKPVVLVLNGIHPGEPDGKDACLILLRDMALGNRPDLLDTLTLLVVPIYNVDGHERVSKWNRPNQNGPVEGMGFRTTTMGYDLNRDFLKADAPETRALLSLVSAWSPDLLVDNHVTDGSDAQPTVTVSYGGEPATPEPLRAWLETVMRPALAEVEEAGWKTSPYIDWIDPLDPAKGIDLGPTEPRYGTGYMPLRSIPSVLVEMHALKPYGERVRANEAFLSALLARVGAAPKPLKEARASALEAARKSPVGSPFVLAAVTDTSRPEKIDFPGFAWSEVVSPVTGRRRLVYDPTKPMSVPMPVYRHAKATATAPRPAAYLVPAGWPRIEEKLAAHGIRFTRLDAPRTLPVGTYRASEVKLENAPYQGRVRVSARIAKAVETRTVPAGSLYVPLDDPLAPVAMHLLEPEGPDSLFAWGDLSSALEMKEYIDARVLDPLAEEMLRKDPKLAAEWKAKLADPQFAADARERYRFFYSRTPYWDESVGLLPVFRLDAGLADPPAAAGTRPR; encoded by the coding sequence ATGCGTCCGACCTTCCCCGCCGCGACCCTCGCGATTCCCGCCGCTCTCGCTGTCTGCCTCGCGGCGCCGCTCGGCGCCCAGGGACGGCCGAAGGTCCCGATTCCGCCCGACCACTACACGAAGGTCGAGCTGAACGCCTTCCGCGGGACGCCGTCTTACGAGGAGACGATCGCGTTCCTGAGGCGGCTGGAGAAGACCTCGCCGTACCTGTCGCTCTCGTTCTACGGGACGACCGCCGAGGGACGGCCCATGCCCCTCCTCGTCGCCTCGAAGGACGGGGCGTTCACCCCGGAAGCGGCCGCGAAGTCGGGCAAGCCCGTCGTCCTCGTCCTGAACGGCATCCACCCCGGCGAGCCGGACGGCAAGGACGCGTGCCTGATCCTCCTGCGCGACATGGCGCTCGGGAACCGTCCCGACCTCCTCGACACGCTGACGCTTCTCGTCGTCCCGATCTACAACGTCGACGGCCACGAGCGCGTCTCGAAGTGGAACCGCCCGAACCAGAACGGGCCCGTCGAAGGAATGGGCTTCCGGACGACGACGATGGGCTACGACCTCAACCGGGACTTCCTGAAGGCCGATGCCCCCGAGACCCGCGCGCTGCTCTCGCTCGTATCCGCCTGGAGCCCGGACCTCCTCGTGGACAACCACGTCACCGACGGCTCCGACGCCCAGCCGACGGTCACCGTCTCGTACGGCGGCGAGCCCGCCACGCCCGAGCCGCTCCGCGCCTGGCTCGAGACGGTCATGCGCCCTGCCCTCGCCGAGGTGGAGGAGGCGGGCTGGAAAACCTCTCCCTACATCGACTGGATCGACCCGCTCGACCCGGCGAAGGGGATCGACCTCGGCCCCACCGAGCCGCGCTACGGCACCGGCTACATGCCGCTGCGCTCGATACCCTCGGTCCTCGTCGAGATGCACGCCCTGAAGCCGTACGGCGAAAGGGTGCGCGCGAACGAAGCCTTCCTCTCGGCCCTCCTCGCCCGTGTCGGTGCCGCCCCGAAGCCGCTGAAGGAGGCGCGCGCTTCCGCTCTCGAGGCCGCAAGAAAGTCGCCCGTCGGCTCACCCTTCGTCCTCGCCGCCGTGACCGACACCTCGCGGCCCGAGAAGATCGACTTTCCCGGCTTCGCCTGGTCCGAGGTCGTCTCTCCCGTCACGGGACGGCGGCGCCTCGTCTACGACCCGACGAAGCCGATGAGCGTCCCGATGCCCGTCTACCGCCACGCGAAGGCCACCGCGACGGCGCCGCGCCCGGCGGCCTACCTCGTGCCGGCCGGCTGGCCGCGCATCGAGGAGAAGCTCGCCGCCCACGGCATCCGCTTCACGAGGCTCGACGCGCCCCGCACTCTTCCCGTCGGCACCTACCGGGCGAGCGAGGTGAAGCTCGAGAACGCGCCGTACCAGGGGCGCGTGAGGGTGAGCGCGCGGATCGCGAAGGCGGTCGAGACCCGGACGGTTCCGGCCGGATCGCTCTACGTCCCGCTCGACGACCCTCTCGCCCCGGTGGCGATGCACCTCCTCGAGCCGGAAGGGCCCGACTCCCTCTTCGCGTGGGGCGATCTCTCCTCCGCCCTCGAGATGAAGGAGTACATCGACGCCCGCGTCCTCGATCCCCTCGCCGAGGAGATGCTGAGGAAGGACCCGAAGCTGGCGGCCGAGTGGAAGGCGAAGCTCGCGGACCCGCAGTTCGCCGCAGACGCGCGCGAGCGCTACCGCTTCTTCTATTCACGGACGCCCTACTGGGACGAATCCGTCGGGCTCCTGCCGGTCTTCCGGCTCGACGCCGGGCTCGCGGACCCGCCCGCGGCCGCCGGGACGCGCCCCCGATGA
- a CDS encoding beta-lactamase family protein, whose amino-acid sequence MYRPGSGLALRLGALVGLTLVASGPPAHAADRPPDATKMTGFVERQMRLSRIPGLALCVVRGEQVVYEAAFGEGGAPITVESPFLIGSVTKTFTALAVAQLADDGRLRFDDPVGERLPGFAVGGADAGRSITLRHLLTHTSGLKQWSGHDRRAQREGRFDHITPARPPGAAFEYSSLNYIVLGKVVEAVSGMPYEAFLRRRVFEPLEMTSSFAYLEPAGPGRIGRGHWYLFGLTIPRREPLPPGPLVPAGYVASSARDLGNYLGMLLGGGRFRGRQVVSTEALREMLTPWDGGKSGAGMAWGIGSTRIGHAGNTATFSARLAMLPPEGYGIALLANVNSGPFVPGTAAVMDGVVRILRGEDVDSVRPDEILLKLGVLALVFAGAVRMLLAFRRWSGRGFPHRLKASRRAATPLVTEAVAAGLVLLVLPRWIGVPLLTIGEYFPDLGIAILAGVVTGAAGALMRAFLLAEAAPSQRSPDRARPPSPSSGARPGGRGRVREPGVEPEDRQEPDGFVPVGRP is encoded by the coding sequence ATGTATCGACCAGGCTCGGGGCTGGCCCTGCGACTCGGCGCGCTGGTCGGCCTGACACTCGTCGCATCGGGACCGCCCGCTCATGCCGCGGATCGCCCGCCGGACGCCACGAAGATGACCGGTTTCGTGGAACGGCAGATGCGGCTGTCGCGTATTCCCGGCCTGGCCCTCTGCGTCGTGCGGGGCGAGCAGGTCGTCTACGAGGCGGCCTTCGGCGAGGGGGGCGCACCGATCACGGTCGAGTCGCCGTTCCTGATCGGGTCCGTCACGAAGACGTTCACGGCCCTCGCGGTCGCGCAGCTGGCCGACGACGGCAGGCTCCGGTTCGACGACCCGGTCGGCGAGCGTCTGCCGGGGTTTGCGGTCGGTGGGGCGGATGCCGGGCGGTCGATCACGCTGCGCCACCTGCTGACGCACACGAGCGGGCTGAAGCAGTGGAGTGGCCACGACAGGCGCGCTCAGCGCGAGGGGCGTTTCGACCACATCACACCGGCCAGGCCTCCGGGAGCCGCGTTCGAGTACTCGAGCCTCAACTACATCGTCCTCGGGAAGGTCGTGGAGGCGGTCTCGGGGATGCCGTACGAGGCGTTCCTGCGGCGCCGCGTCTTCGAGCCGCTGGAGATGACGAGCAGCTTCGCGTATCTCGAGCCCGCAGGCCCGGGCCGGATCGGTCGGGGGCACTGGTATCTCTTCGGGCTGACGATTCCCCGCCGGGAGCCCCTGCCGCCGGGTCCGCTCGTGCCGGCCGGCTATGTGGCCTCGAGCGCGCGGGACCTCGGCAACTACCTCGGGATGCTGCTGGGCGGGGGGAGATTCAGGGGCAGGCAGGTCGTCTCGACGGAGGCGCTCAGGGAGATGCTCACGCCGTGGGACGGCGGAAAGAGCGGCGCGGGGATGGCCTGGGGAATCGGCAGTACCCGGATCGGCCACGCCGGAAACACGGCCACCTTCAGCGCCCGTCTCGCGATGCTGCCCCCGGAGGGTTACGGCATCGCGCTCCTGGCGAACGTGAACAGCGGCCCGTTCGTTCCGGGCACGGCGGCGGTGATGGACGGCGTCGTCCGGATCCTGCGCGGGGAGGACGTCGATTCCGTCCGTCCCGACGAGATCCTGCTCAAGCTCGGCGTGCTCGCCCTCGTCTTCGCCGGCGCGGTCCGAATGCTCCTGGCCTTCCGCCGGTGGTCGGGCCGGGGGTTTCCGCATCGGCTGAAGGCGTCCCGCCGTGCCGCGACGCCCCTCGTCACGGAGGCGGTGGCGGCGGGTCTCGTCCTGCTGGTCCTACCGCGGTGGATCGGCGTGCCCCTGCTCACGATCGGGGAGTACTTCCCCGATCTCGGCATCGCGATCCTCGCCGGCGTCGTGACCGGAGCGGCGGGTGCTCTGATGAGGGCCTTCCTCCTCGCGGAGGCGGCCCCGTCGCAGCGCTCGCCAGATCGAGCTAGACCACCCTCTCCGTCATCGGGGGCGCGTCCCGGCGGCCGCGGGCGGGTCCGCGAGCCCGGCGTCGAGCCGGAAGACCGGCAGGAGCCCGACGGATTCGTCCCAGTAGGGCGTCCGTGA
- a CDS encoding VOC family protein, producing the protein MQLGVFSISLAVKDIEASPAFYEKFGFSVFGGNAAQHWLILKNGDHVIGLFQGMFEKNILTFNPGWDSNAQRLDSFTDVRELQRQLKAQGVTLRQEADESTTGPASFVAEDPDGNPILFDQHV; encoded by the coding sequence ATGCAGCTCGGCGTGTTTTCGATCAGCCTGGCCGTCAAGGACATCGAGGCCTCCCCCGCGTTCTACGAGAAGTTCGGGTTCAGCGTCTTCGGCGGGAACGCCGCCCAGCACTGGCTGATCCTGAAGAACGGCGATCACGTGATCGGGCTGTTCCAGGGGATGTTCGAGAAGAACATCCTCACGTTCAATCCCGGGTGGGACAGCAACGCCCAGAGGCTCGACTCCTTCACCGACGTTCGCGAGCTGCAGCGCCAGCTGAAGGCCCAGGGGGTAACGCTCCGGCAGGAGGCGGACGAGAGCACGACGGGGCCGGCGAGCTTCGTCGCAGAGGACCCCGACGGCAACCCGATCCTCTTCGACCAGCACGTCTGA
- a CDS encoding SGNH/GDSL hydrolase family protein, whose translation MRSVLLALLVLIAAARGSSEPQQGRDPLVPQSPPALSVLFVGNSLTFVNDVPGLVQKLAASSTVQARLTVHSVTSGGARLEDHWRKGEAARALRKRRPDVLVIQGQSTEPLNRATDFTRYARLLKAEADAVGARTILLQTWARPAGDPFYTRPASGGSPAAMQARLNEAYDSLALSLNVDVARVGEAFSLVQQQSPEISLLDGSQHATRAGSYLAAAVVFRALYRSSPVGASFSAGLPQATASTLQRAADAVPQGIP comes from the coding sequence ATGCGATCCGTCCTGCTCGCCCTTCTCGTCCTCATTGCGGCGGCGCGAGGCTCTTCCGAACCGCAGCAGGGCCGTGACCCGCTCGTTCCGCAGAGTCCTCCGGCCCTCTCCGTCCTGTTCGTCGGCAACAGCCTGACGTTCGTCAACGACGTCCCGGGCCTCGTGCAGAAGCTCGCGGCGTCCTCCACGGTGCAGGCGCGCCTCACGGTGCACTCCGTCACCAGCGGTGGCGCGCGCCTCGAGGACCACTGGCGAAAAGGGGAGGCGGCGCGCGCGCTGCGCAAGCGCAGACCCGACGTCCTCGTCATTCAGGGGCAGAGCACCGAGCCTCTCAACCGGGCGACCGACTTCACGCGTTACGCCAGGCTCCTGAAGGCCGAAGCCGACGCGGTCGGCGCCCGGACGATCCTGCTTCAGACCTGGGCGCGGCCAGCCGGCGACCCGTTCTATACGCGGCCCGCATCCGGTGGGTCGCCCGCGGCCATGCAGGCGCGCCTGAACGAGGCCTACGACTCCCTCGCCCTGAGCCTGAATGTGGACGTGGCCCGGGTCGGCGAGGCGTTCTCGCTCGTTCAGCAGCAGTCACCCGAGATATCCCTTCTCGACGGTTCGCAACATGCGACGCGCGCCGGGTCCTATCTCGCCGCGGCCGTGGTCTTCCGGGCGCTCTATCGCAGCTCGCCCGTAGGTGCGTCCTTCAGCGCGGGCCTTCCGCAAGCCACGGCCAGCACCCTCCAGCGCGCGGCGGACGCCGTACCGCAGGGCATACCGTAG